A window of Planctomycetota bacterium genomic DNA:
CGACGCCCCGGCCCGCGCCGACCGCGGCCCCGATCGGCCCCGTCGCCCCGATGCCCCGCGCTCTCCCGATGCGCCCGCGCCCAGGCCCGCCGCACCCGGCGCCCCGCAGCCTTCGGGCCAGACGCGGGCCCCGGGCGGCACGAAGCCGAACGCGCCGACCAGGGCCGCCGGCCCGCAAAGGCCGCCGGGCCCGCCCAAGGCCGGCGGCCCGCGCCCGCCCGCGCCCCCCAAGTCGCGCGACGACGAGATCGACGAACTCCTCGGCGCGCTCGACGACGATCTCGCGCCGCCCGCGAACCAGCCCGATCCGCGCCGACGCAAACGCCGCCGTCGCGGTGGCCCGCCCGGCGCCCCGCCCGGCCAGCCTCCCGCGGGCCCGCCCGGCAACACGCCGCCGCAGAACTCCTGACGGCATCGCGCGATCCGCCCCGCCCGCGCGTTCTCCGCGCGCATACCGGCGCGCACCGCCTCCTACCCTCAGCCCATGACGAGCCCGTCGAGCACTTCGAGCGCCAGCCCGCCCGCCGCCGCCGCGCGCCACAAGGGCTCCATCCGCGAGACGTTCATCTCGATCATCATCGCCTTCGCCATGGCGTTCGTCTTCCGGGGCTTCGTCGTCGAGGCCTTCCTTATCCCCACCGGCTCCATGGCCCCCACGCTCCTGGGCCAGCACATGCGCTTCCAGAGCCGCTCCACCGGCTACGCGTGGCCCGTTGATACCCGCGACCGCAACGCCTACAGCGGCAACCCGCTCCCCATCCAGGGCAGTTCGAGACCCGTCGTTGGCATCCGCCCATACCCCGAAACCCCCCGCACGCCCGGCTCGATCACCGTCCACGACCCCATGAGCCGCGACCGCATCGAGCAGTCCAACATCCCCGTCGCCTGGGGCGACCGCATCTTCGTGCTCAAGTACCTCTACTCCATCTACGACCCCCAGCGCTTCGACGTCGTCGTCTTCAAGAACCCCACCGATCCCACGCAGAACTTCATCAAGCGCCTCGTCGGCCTGCCCAACGAGATGGTCGCGCTCATCGATGGCGACGTCTTCACCCGACCCGCCTCCGCCGCCGACGCCGGCGCCCCCAACCCCTGGCTCCTCCCCGGCTGGACGGTGCAGCGCAAGCCCGAGCGTGCCCAGCTCGCGATGTGGCAGACCGTCGCCGACACCTCGTACGCCCCCATCAACTCCGAAACCCTCGGACGCAAGCCCGTCTGGCGCGCCGCCACCCCCGAGCACGCCTCCCGCTGGCGCATCGGGCACGCGCCGACGTTCGCGTACACCGGCGAGGGTCCCTCGGCCCTCGAATGGAACCCCGAGTTCCCCATCAACGACTCCTACGCGTACAACGAGGCCTCGCAGCCCGAAGCGAACCGCGTGCCCGTGGGCGACGTCCGCCTCAGCGCGGGCATCGAGGCCGCCGCCGACGGGCTGGTCGCGTCCCCGGTTGTCCGCCATCGCGGGCACGAGTTCCGCGCCGACATCAGCGCCGACGCCGTCGTCCTCCGCATGAAGCGCCTGGCCCGCACCGACCGCGCCGCCGATTCGCCCGGCATGATCACCACGCCCGAGGGCGAGTGGGTCGAGCTCGCCCGCGCGCAGCGCGGCGTCGTCTTCCGGCCCGGGCAGGTCGTCAACATCGAGTTCTGGCACGTCGACCAGTCGGTCGCGCTGTACGTCAACGACGAGCGCGTCGCCTTCGGCGCGTACACCATGACCCCCGACGAGCGCCTCCGCTTCAGCGTCGGCCTCTCCGCCGAACAGGCCAGCGCGAACGACACCTCGCTCGTCTTCGCCGGGTACCAGCAGCCGGTGGTGCGCTGGGAGTTCGGCGGGCCCGTCACCATGCACCGCGTCGCGCTCGCGCGCGACATCCACTACCAGGCCACCACCTACCGCTCGGGCCCGCTCAGCGGCCGGCCCGCCCTCGCCACCCACCCCGCCAGCACGCTCACCCTCGGCCCCGACCAGTTCTTCGTCTGCGGCGACAACAGCCCCGCCAGTTCCGACGGCCGCCTCTGGGATCCGCCCAACCCCTGGGTCGCCGAGTACGACGAAGACACCGGCATCGTCCCGCGCGACCTGCTCATCGGCAAGGCCTTCTGGGTCTACTTCCCCGCGCCCTACAAGCGCCAGGGCATCCCCGTCCCGGACTTCGGCCGCATGCGTTTCATCTGGTGAGCGACCCCGCGCCGCCCTGATGCCCGATACCGAACTTCTAATGCCGAATGCCGAATGCCTAATGCCCTCTTCCTCCCGCCCCCGCGCTACCGCCTCGCCACGCGCGCATCAACGTCCGCCAGCGCGATCGTCTCCTGCGTGCCCGTCGCGAGGTCCTTCAGCGTCGCGCGCTCCGGGCTCTCGATGATCACCGCGTACCGCGCCCGCGCGCCGTTCGCGTCCTGGATCAGTTTCCCGATGTTCTTCGTCGCCTTGTACGAATGACGCGCGTGCAGCCCCGCCCCGCGCAATCGCGCGACCAGCGGCCTCACCCACTGCTCCGCCTCCGGGCTCCCGTTGCTCAGCACGAACGCGTCCGGCCTCAGCCCCGCCTTTTCCATCAGCCCCGCGTCGTCGGGCATCAGCCCGCGGTCCGCCAGCACCAGCCCCAGCACCACGTCGCCCATCCCGAACCCCACCGCCGGCGTGGACGGCCCGCCGAACAGCTCCACCAGCCCGTCGTACCGACCGCCACCCGCGATCGCCCGCTCCTGCCCCCCCGCCTCGTGCACCTCGAACACCATCCCCGTGTAGTACGCCAGCCCACGCACCACCGTCAGGTCAAAGTCGATCCAGTCCACGATCCCCATCTGCGCCAACTGCTGCGCCAGCGGCATCACCGCGTGCGAGAACATCGTGAGGTCCAGCACCTCGTCCGCGCCCGCCGGGTCGTTCACCGTCACCCGCACCACGCCCCGCTGAAAGACCTCCGCCTGCGCCAGGCTGAACCCGAACTGGGCCAGCCCCTCCGCAAACTCCTTGCCGCTGATCTTCCCCCGCTTGTCCAGCAGCGCGAACAACTCCCCCTGCCGCTCGACCGCCACGCCCTGCCCCACCAGCCAGTCCGACAACGCCGCCCGGTGGTTCACCCGCACGCGCACGTCCCGGGGCGTCAGCCCCAGCCCCGCCAGCAGCGAGACGCACGCCGCGATCACCTCCGCGTCAGCGGCGGCCTTGGCCGCCTCCACCTCCGCCGGCGTCTTGGGGTCTCCCGCCAGCCCCAGAAAGTCCACGTTCCACTGCAGGAACTCGCGCAGCCGCCCGCGCTGAGGCCGCTCCGCCCGGAAGAAGGGCCCGGCCATGAACCACTTCGTGGGCTTGGGCAAACTCCCCGCCCGGGCCGCGTACAGGCGCGCCAGCGTCGGCGTGAACTCGGGGCGCAGCGCGTAGGTCTTCTCGCCCCCCGTCCGCTGGAACGAGAACAACTCGCTGACGATCCCCTCGCCGCTCTTCACCGTGTACAGGTCGAGATGCTCGAACGTCGGCCCGTCGACCTCCTCGAACCCGTGCCGCACCGACGAACTCCGCCACGAGTCCATGATGAACCGACGCCGGGCGGCGTCCATCGGGTACAAGTCGCGCGTGCCGGTGGGTGCCTGGTGCTGGCCCATGAGGACGCAACCGTAGCGCATGAAAAACGGCCGCCCCTCCCGGAGCGGCCGCGCACCATCACATCAAAGTCCGCCCCGTTACCGGCGGCGGCGCGCCGCCAGCAGCCCGCCCAGGCCCGCCAGCACCGCCGCGCCCGGCGCCGGCGTCACGAACGACTCGCTCTGCCCGTTGCCGAACGCCTGCACGTGGATGCCCACGCGAAGGTCGACGGCGCCGTTCATCGCCGCGATCGTGTCCGCGTAGGTCTTGCCGTTGATCAGATTGAACACGATCGTCAGCTCTTCGCCGGGATTCACCCCGTTCGCCGGCGCCGGGTTGTTCGCGTCCGCCGAGAACCCGGCCGTCGCGTCGAACTGCGGCGTCAGTGTGTTCCCGCCCGGAAGGTTCGCCGGCGACGCGCCGAGCGCGAAGTTCACGCCCGCGCCGTTCAGGATCGTCGCGATCCCCAGCAGCGTCCCGTCATCGAAGTACACATCCGTGATCGACATCGGGTTCGGCCCGATGTTTGTGAAGCGGAACGCCGCCTGCCCCGGCGCCCAGTCGATCACCGTCACGCGAAGCTGGGCCTCGCCCTGCATCGCCGACATCGCGGAGTTCCCGGTGATGTTCGTGAACGGGTACGTCACGCTCGCCGACGCCGACGTCGCCAGCGCGCACACAAGGCCACAAGCCAGCCGCATCTTCATGATGTCTCTCTCCTCGACGCGCGTTGCGCCCCAACAACTTGGGCGCCCGGGCGTGCGTCGTGATTCTACCCCCGTAAACTCAAAATTCATACTTGTTTTGCATGCCGCAGCCCGAGAGAACTCGTCCCCCGCGTCCGATCATGCGCCCATGGTTGCCCCGGTGTGCGTGCTGTCCGGCGCCCGCCGCCCGCCGTGGGCGAGCACGCCCTCCCCGCCGCCCGGGGGCCCGCGCGTGCGACGCGTTCCCCGCCGCTACCATCTCCCCCCATGCCCAGCATCACCATCAACGGGCGCGTCTGCGACTTCGCGCCCGGCCAGACCATCCTCCAGATCGCCAACACCCACGGGATCGAGATCCCGCAGTACTGCTACCACGACGGGCTCTCCATCGTCGCCAGTTGCCGCATTTGCCTCGTCGAGATCCACGCCCCCAACCCGCGCACCGGGCAGGTCGAACCCTTCATGGGCGGCAAGCTCATGCCCAGTTGCCAGCAGACCGCATCCGACGGCATGATCGTCTTCGCCGACTCCCCCAAGGCCGTCGCCAACCAGAAGGCGGTCATGGAATACCTGCTC
This region includes:
- a CDS encoding S26 family signal peptidase, translating into MTSPSSTSSASPPAAAARHKGSIRETFISIIIAFAMAFVFRGFVVEAFLIPTGSMAPTLLGQHMRFQSRSTGYAWPVDTRDRNAYSGNPLPIQGSSRPVVGIRPYPETPRTPGSITVHDPMSRDRIEQSNIPVAWGDRIFVLKYLYSIYDPQRFDVVVFKNPTDPTQNFIKRLVGLPNEMVALIDGDVFTRPASAADAGAPNPWLLPGWTVQRKPERAQLAMWQTVADTSYAPINSETLGRKPVWRAATPEHASRWRIGHAPTFAYTGEGPSALEWNPEFPINDSYAYNEASQPEANRVPVGDVRLSAGIEAAADGLVASPVVRHRGHEFRADISADAVVLRMKRLARTDRAADSPGMITTPEGEWVELARAQRGVVFRPGQVVNIEFWHVDQSVALYVNDERVAFGAYTMTPDERLRFSVGLSAEQASANDTSLVFAGYQQPVVRWEFGGPVTMHRVALARDIHYQATTYRSGPLSGRPALATHPASTLTLGPDQFFVCGDNSPASSDGRLWDPPNPWVAEYDEDTGIVPRDLLIGKAFWVYFPAPYKRQGIPVPDFGRMRFIW
- a CDS encoding ATP phosphoribosyltransferase regulatory subunit, whose amino-acid sequence is MGQHQAPTGTRDLYPMDAARRRFIMDSWRSSSVRHGFEEVDGPTFEHLDLYTVKSGEGIVSELFSFQRTGGEKTYALRPEFTPTLARLYAARAGSLPKPTKWFMAGPFFRAERPQRGRLREFLQWNVDFLGLAGDPKTPAEVEAAKAAADAEVIAACVSLLAGLGLTPRDVRVRVNHRAALSDWLVGQGVAVERQGELFALLDKRGKISGKEFAEGLAQFGFSLAQAEVFQRGVVRVTVNDPAGADEVLDLTMFSHAVMPLAQQLAQMGIVDWIDFDLTVVRGLAYYTGMVFEVHEAGGQERAIAGGGRYDGLVELFGGPSTPAVGFGMGDVVLGLVLADRGLMPDDAGLMEKAGLRPDAFVLSNGSPEAEQWVRPLVARLRGAGLHARHSYKATKNIGKLIQDANGARARYAVIIESPERATLKDLATGTQETIALADVDARVARR